A stretch of the Massilia varians genome encodes the following:
- the pilW gene encoding type IV pilus biogenesis/stability protein PilW → MGGAAGRAALLFAVAVLAGCASHGTGGGELKTASDVTAAEKRAAIRLQLAVGYYQNGQYETALDEVKQALAADPGNAEAHGLRALVYTAMGQLALADDNYQTALRLKPGNPDLSNNYGSFLCTSLNKPAQAMPYFDAALRNPVYQTPVSALVNAGLCSIRSKNFQAAERYLLEALRYNPDLQASNAGLARTYYERRDYPRAGFFINRLIETSKLDTLSADALWLALRVQRKLGERTQEASLAAQLRRRFPGSPEYAAFERGAFDE, encoded by the coding sequence ATGGGCGGCGCCGCCGGTCGTGCCGCGCTCCTGTTCGCCGTGGCCGTGCTGGCCGGCTGCGCCAGTCATGGCACGGGCGGCGGCGAACTGAAGACCGCGTCCGACGTGACGGCGGCGGAAAAACGCGCCGCGATCCGCCTGCAGCTGGCGGTCGGCTACTACCAGAACGGCCAGTACGAGACCGCCCTCGACGAGGTCAAGCAGGCGCTCGCGGCCGATCCGGGCAATGCCGAAGCCCATGGCCTGCGCGCGCTGGTCTACACCGCGATGGGGCAGCTGGCTTTGGCCGACGACAACTACCAGACCGCGCTGCGGCTCAAGCCGGGCAACCCGGACCTGTCGAACAACTACGGTTCCTTCCTGTGCACCTCGCTGAACAAGCCGGCCCAGGCCATGCCGTACTTCGACGCGGCGCTGCGCAACCCGGTCTACCAGACCCCGGTGAGCGCGCTGGTGAATGCCGGCCTGTGCAGCATCCGCAGCAAGAATTTCCAGGCCGCCGAGCGCTACCTGCTCGAGGCCCTGCGTTACAACCCCGACCTGCAGGCGAGCAACGCTGGCCTGGCGCGGACCTATTACGAGCGGCGCGACTACCCGCGCGCCGGTTTTTTCATTAACCGCCTGATCGAGACTTCGAAACTCGACACGCTGTCGGCCGATGCGCTCTGGCTGGCTTTGCGCGTGCAGCGCAAGCTGGGCGAGCGGACGCAGGAAGCCAGCCTGGCAGCCCAGCTGCGGCGGCGCTTCCCCGGCTCGCCCGAGTACGCGGCGTTCGAGCGCGGGGCATTCGATGAGTGA
- the ndk gene encoding nucleoside-diphosphate kinase, which produces MAIERTLSIIKPDAVAKNVIGQIYSRFEGAGLKVVAARMTQLSQAEAEGFYAVHAARPFFKDLVNFMISGPVMIQVLEGEGAILKNRELMGATDPKKAEAGTIRADFADSIDANAVHGSDAAETAAVEIAYFFPALNVYSR; this is translated from the coding sequence ATGGCAATCGAACGCACCCTGTCGATCATCAAACCGGACGCAGTTGCAAAAAACGTGATCGGCCAAATCTATAGCCGCTTCGAAGGCGCTGGCCTGAAAGTGGTCGCTGCCCGCATGACCCAGCTGTCGCAAGCCGAAGCCGAAGGCTTCTACGCCGTGCACGCAGCGCGTCCGTTCTTCAAGGACCTGGTCAACTTCATGATCTCGGGCCCGGTGATGATCCAGGTGCTGGAAGGCGAAGGCGCGATCCTGAAGAACCGCGAGCTGATGGGCGCCACCGATCCGAAGAAAGCAGAAGCCGGCACCATCCGCGCCGACTTCGCCGATTCGATCGACGCCAATGCCGTCCACGGTTCGGACGCTGCTGAAACCGCTGCCGTGGAAATCGCTTACTTCTTCCCGGCACTGAACGTCTACTCGCGTTAA
- the ispG gene encoding flavodoxin-dependent (E)-4-hydroxy-3-methylbut-2-enyl-diphosphate synthase, with amino-acid sequence MIVNEPCIGEPIPSGPMARRPRRKVAVSHGARTVWVGGDAPVVVQSMTNTDTADAIGTAIQVKELARAGSEIVRITVDTPAAAAAVPAIREQLDRMEIDTPLVGDFHYNGHLLLRDYPECAQALSKYRINPGNVGQGAKRDTQFAQMIEIAAKYDKPVRIGVNWGSLDQSLLARIMDENAARATPWSAQAVMYEALITSAIENAVRAEEVGLARDKIILSCKVSGVQDLIAVYRELARRCDYPLHLGLTEAGMGSKGIVASTAALAVLLQEGIGDTIRISLTPEPGGDRTREVVVGQEILQTMGLRKFTPMVIACPGCGRTTSTVFQELADNIQTFLREQMPEWKKTYPGVEAMNVAVMGCIVNGPGESKHANIGISLPGTGESPAAPVFVDGQKVATLRGERIVDEFKTIVLNYVQKNYSREAVAQ; translated from the coding sequence ATGATCGTGAACGAACCCTGCATTGGCGAACCGATCCCTTCGGGCCCCATGGCGCGCCGCCCCCGCCGCAAGGTCGCGGTATCGCATGGCGCACGCACCGTCTGGGTCGGCGGCGACGCGCCGGTAGTGGTGCAGTCGATGACCAATACCGACACCGCCGACGCGATCGGCACCGCGATCCAGGTCAAGGAGCTGGCGCGCGCCGGATCCGAGATCGTGCGCATCACCGTGGATACCCCGGCTGCCGCGGCCGCGGTCCCGGCGATCCGCGAACAGCTCGACCGCATGGAGATCGACACCCCGCTGGTGGGCGACTTCCACTATAACGGCCACCTGCTGCTGCGCGACTATCCGGAATGCGCGCAGGCGCTGTCCAAGTACCGCATCAACCCGGGCAACGTGGGGCAGGGCGCCAAGCGCGACACCCAGTTCGCCCAGATGATCGAGATCGCGGCGAAATACGACAAGCCGGTGCGCATCGGCGTCAACTGGGGCAGCCTTGACCAGTCGCTGCTGGCCCGCATCATGGACGAGAACGCGGCCCGCGCCACGCCGTGGAGCGCGCAGGCGGTGATGTACGAAGCGCTCATCACTTCCGCGATCGAGAACGCGGTGCGTGCCGAAGAAGTGGGCCTGGCGCGCGACAAGATCATCCTGTCGTGCAAGGTCTCGGGCGTGCAGGACCTGATCGCGGTCTACCGCGAACTGGCGCGCCGCTGCGACTACCCGCTGCACCTGGGCCTGACCGAGGCCGGCATGGGCAGCAAGGGCATCGTCGCCTCGACCGCCGCGCTGGCGGTGCTGCTGCAGGAAGGCATCGGCGACACCATCCGCATCTCGCTGACCCCGGAACCGGGCGGCGACCGCACCAGGGAGGTCGTGGTGGGCCAGGAAATCCTCCAGACCATGGGCCTGCGCAAGTTCACCCCGATGGTGATCGCCTGCCCGGGCTGCGGCCGTACGACGTCCACCGTGTTCCAGGAGCTGGCGGACAACATCCAGACCTTCCTGCGCGAGCAGATGCCGGAATGGAAGAAGACCTATCCGGGCGTGGAAGCGATGAACGTGGCCGTGATGGGCTGCATCGTCAACGGCCCGGGCGAATCGAAGCACGCCAACATCGGCATCAGCCTGCCGGGTACCGGCGAATCGCCAGCGGCGCCGGTGTTCGTCGATGGACAGAAGGTCGCGACGCTGCGCGGCGAGCGCATCGTCGACGAGTTCAAGACCATCGTGCTGAATTACGTGCAGAAAAATTACAGCCGCGAGGCAGTGGCGCAATAA
- the bamB gene encoding outer membrane protein assembly factor BamB — translation MRISSKLVGVGVLALVTGCSSLSPSSMVNKLSSLNPFASKSKTDQPAPLVELKATMAVRTAWKLDIGKSGPYTFSPALAGNTVVVAGGSGDIARVEAESGKQLWRVKAGSELSAGVGTDGNLIVVGGTKGTVIAFDMEGKKLWTSQLSSELLSAPTVGQGIVVARSLDNRIVGLDAKTGEKKWTVQRVTPSLTLRTAPGMIVNGSDVIVAQPAGRLSSMILATGAPRWDQEVGVARGATELERVTDIGGAPVLFEGEVCAASYQGRVACFDAASGSPKWTRDLSSEVGVAVDQRFVFAADDKGALYAFNRDTGSSAWKNDKLAFRRLSTPVSFGRAVAVGDYQGIVHFLSREDGSFLARAALDGSAVIGTPLVAGSHLIFQTQNGTVAAIAVE, via the coding sequence ATGCGTATCAGCAGCAAACTTGTCGGTGTTGGTGTACTGGCCCTGGTGACCGGTTGCTCGAGCCTGAGCCCGTCCAGCATGGTGAACAAACTCAGCTCGCTCAATCCCTTCGCGTCGAAGTCGAAGACCGACCAGCCGGCGCCGCTGGTGGAGCTGAAGGCGACGATGGCGGTACGCACCGCATGGAAGCTCGACATCGGCAAGTCCGGCCCGTACACCTTCTCGCCTGCGCTGGCCGGCAACACGGTGGTGGTGGCCGGCGGCAGCGGCGACATCGCCCGTGTCGAGGCCGAAAGCGGCAAGCAGCTGTGGCGCGTCAAGGCCGGCAGCGAACTTTCGGCCGGCGTCGGCACCGACGGCAACCTGATCGTGGTCGGCGGCACCAAGGGCACCGTGATCGCGTTCGACATGGAGGGCAAGAAGCTGTGGACCTCGCAGCTGTCGAGCGAGCTGCTGTCCGCGCCGACCGTGGGGCAGGGCATCGTCGTCGCGCGCAGCCTGGACAACCGCATCGTCGGCCTGGATGCCAAGACCGGCGAAAAGAAATGGACCGTGCAGCGCGTGACCCCGTCGCTGACCCTGCGCACCGCGCCGGGCATGATCGTCAACGGCAGCGACGTCATCGTCGCCCAGCCGGCCGGCCGCCTGTCCTCCATGATCCTGGCCACCGGCGCGCCGCGCTGGGACCAGGAAGTGGGCGTGGCGCGCGGCGCCACCGAACTGGAACGCGTGACCGACATCGGCGGCGCCCCGGTGCTGTTCGAGGGCGAGGTCTGCGCCGCGTCCTACCAGGGCCGGGTGGCCTGCTTCGACGCCGCCTCCGGTTCGCCCAAGTGGACCCGCGACCTGTCGTCCGAAGTCGGCGTCGCGGTCGACCAGCGCTTCGTGTTCGCCGCGGACGACAAGGGCGCGCTGTACGCCTTCAACCGCGACACCGGTTCGAGCGCCTGGAAGAACGACAAGCTGGCCTTCCGCCGCCTGTCGACCCCGGTCTCCTTCGGCCGCGCGGTGGCGGTGGGCGACTACCAGGGCATCGTGCACTTCCTGTCGCGCGAGGATGGATCGTTCCTCGCGCGCGCCGCTCTCGACGGCAGCGCCGTCATCGGCACCCCTTTGGTGGCTGGATCGCACCTGATTTTTCAAACACAAAATGGAACTGTGGCCGCCATCGCGGTCGAATAG
- the hisS gene encoding histidine--tRNA ligase, with translation MSKPEKIVAVKGMNDILPADAPMWELFENTAETILKSYGYQKIVTPIVEDTSLFARAIGAVTDIVEKEMYSFEDSMNGDQLTLRPEGTAGAVRAVIEHNLVYDGPKRLWYKGPMFRHERPQRGRYRQFFQFGAEAVGFSGPDIDAELIMLCRRLWDDLGLQNARLELNSIGNADERLRHRADLIAYLEKHEDILDAEAKRRLHSNPLRILDTKNPAMQDMVNAAPKLLDYLGEESLAHLNGLKNILDRNAVQYTINPRLVRGLDYYNRTVFEWVTDELGSQGTICAGGRYDPLIEQFGGKPTPAVGFAMGIERIIELMKGLGETQAPSQCDVYLVHQGADAQLQSFILGERLRDAGLDVVLHCATPAGAGSFKSQMKKADGSGAAFAVIIGDDEIASGKANVKAMRGEAGEQQQASVPFEDVVDYVVDQIVGGGHDCDDENCNEHGHHHRP, from the coding sequence ATGTCCAAACCAGAAAAAATCGTCGCCGTCAAAGGCATGAACGACATCCTCCCGGCCGATGCGCCGATGTGGGAGCTGTTCGAGAACACCGCCGAAACCATCCTGAAGAGCTACGGCTACCAGAAGATCGTCACTCCGATCGTCGAGGACACCTCGCTGTTCGCGCGCGCCATCGGCGCCGTCACCGACATCGTCGAGAAGGAAATGTACTCCTTCGAAGACTCGATGAACGGCGACCAGCTGACCCTGCGTCCGGAAGGCACCGCCGGCGCGGTGCGCGCCGTGATCGAGCACAACCTCGTGTACGATGGCCCCAAGCGCCTGTGGTACAAGGGCCCGATGTTCCGCCACGAGCGTCCGCAGCGCGGCCGCTACCGCCAGTTCTTCCAGTTCGGCGCCGAAGCCGTCGGCTTCTCGGGCCCGGACATCGACGCCGAGCTGATCATGCTGTGCCGCCGCCTGTGGGACGACCTCGGCCTGCAGAACGCGCGCCTCGAGCTGAACTCGATCGGCAACGCCGACGAGCGCCTGCGCCACCGCGCCGACCTGATCGCCTACCTCGAGAAGCACGAGGACATCCTCGATGCCGAGGCCAAGCGCCGCCTGCACAGCAATCCGCTGCGCATCCTGGACACCAAGAACCCGGCCATGCAGGACATGGTCAACGCCGCGCCCAAGCTGCTCGACTACCTGGGCGAGGAGTCGCTCGCGCACCTGAACGGCCTGAAGAACATCCTGGACCGCAATGCGGTGCAGTACACCATCAATCCGCGCCTGGTGCGCGGCCTGGATTACTACAACCGCACCGTGTTCGAGTGGGTCACCGACGAGCTGGGCTCGCAGGGCACCATCTGCGCGGGCGGCCGCTACGATCCGCTGATCGAGCAGTTCGGCGGCAAGCCGACGCCTGCAGTCGGCTTCGCGATGGGCATCGAGCGCATCATCGAACTGATGAAGGGCCTGGGCGAGACCCAGGCGCCGAGCCAGTGCGACGTCTACCTGGTGCACCAGGGCGCGGACGCCCAGCTGCAGTCCTTCATCCTGGGCGAGCGCCTGCGGGATGCCGGCCTGGATGTTGTGTTACATTGCGCAACGCCGGCAGGCGCGGGCAGCTTCAAGAGCCAGATGAAGAAGGCCGACGGCAGCGGCGCGGCGTTCGCCGTGATCATCGGCGACGACGAAATCGCCAGTGGCAAGGCGAACGTCAAGGCGATGCGAGGCGAAGCAGGCGAGCAGCAGCAGGCCAGCGTGCCCTTCGAGGACGTGGTCGACTACGTGGTCGACCAGATCGTCGGAGGCGGCCACGACTGCGACGACGAGAATTGCAACGAGCACGGTCATCACCACCGTCCGTAA
- a CDS encoding helix-turn-helix domain-containing protein, translated as MNEHADQPATPGNDAGIPGKTLQSQREAMGWSVEQVADQLKLAPRQVVALEAGDYASLPSPAVTRGFVRAYAKLLKIDAAPLVAKIEMNMPPEAQAGVTASIPRREQRPASFSQSRFPIGGKRNKVPVGLIAGVAVLIAAGAALWHFGLIPGSQQPEAEHGALLETPAVSPHGGAPDAHDTLQNQSVPLISVPAPAGTTPPAAAPATAPGATAPGTAAPSAATPGTASATTTPAAPAATLAAPVTAVPAAPAVAAGGSNALVLNVREDAWIGVVVGGKRLLWREVKAGSTETFDVTGPGMLTVGNPGAVSATLRGAPVALEQAPGKKFAQVSLK; from the coding sequence ATGAACGAGCATGCAGACCAGCCGGCGACGCCGGGCAACGACGCTGGCATTCCCGGCAAGACCCTGCAGTCCCAGCGCGAAGCGATGGGCTGGAGCGTGGAGCAGGTGGCCGACCAGCTGAAACTGGCGCCGCGCCAGGTGGTGGCATTGGAAGCCGGCGACTACGCCTCGCTCCCGAGCCCGGCCGTGACGCGCGGCTTCGTGCGCGCCTACGCCAAGCTGCTGAAGATCGACGCGGCCCCGCTGGTCGCCAAGATCGAGATGAACATGCCGCCCGAAGCCCAGGCCGGCGTCACCGCCTCGATCCCGCGCCGCGAGCAGCGCCCGGCCTCGTTCTCGCAAAGCCGCTTCCCGATCGGCGGCAAGCGCAATAAAGTGCCGGTCGGCCTGATCGCCGGCGTGGCGGTGCTGATCGCCGCCGGCGCCGCGCTCTGGCACTTCGGCCTGATCCCGGGCAGCCAGCAGCCGGAGGCCGAGCATGGCGCCCTGCTCGAAACCCCGGCGGTCAGCCCGCACGGCGGCGCGCCGGATGCCCACGACACGCTGCAGAATCAGTCGGTGCCGCTGATCTCGGTGCCGGCGCCGGCCGGCACGACGCCGCCCGCCGCCGCGCCCGCAACCGCTCCGGGTGCTACCGCTCCGGGTACTGCCGCGCCGTCTGCCGCCACGCCGGGCACCGCATCCGCAACCACGACCCCGGCCGCACCGGCGGCCACGCTGGCGGCGCCGGTGACCGCGGTGCCGGCAGCCCCGGCAGTTGCGGCCGGCGGCAGCAATGCGCTGGTGCTGAACGTGCGTGAAGATGCCTGGATCGGCGTGGTCGTCGGCGGCAAGCGCCTGCTGTGGCGCGAAGTCAAGGCCGGCTCGACCGAAACCTTCGACGTCACTGGGCCGGGCATGCTGACCGTCGGTAATCCGGGCGCGGTCAGCGCGACCCTGCGCGGTGCGCCTGTCGCCCTGGAGCAGGCGCCGGGCAAGAAGTTTGCTCAAGTGTCTTTGAAGTAA
- a CDS encoding Bax inhibitor-1/YccA family protein, translating into MIPNSQPRSTIDLTKAGRVDVTRNKVLRNTYWLLALSMIPTVLGAYIGVSFNLMAGLGTFGFIGFMLVAFGFIFAIQKFKDSAVGLGLLLAFTFVMGLMLTPLLQHTLGYSNGGTLIMTAFGGTACVFAVMASIATTTKRDFSGMGSWLMAGVIVLILAAVANIFLQMSALTIVISLLAIGIFSAFILFDVQRIVNGGETNYISATLSIYLDVYNIFTSLLQLLGIAGGDRD; encoded by the coding sequence ATGATCCCTAATTCGCAACCCCGCAGCACGATCGACCTGACCAAGGCAGGCCGGGTCGACGTCACGCGCAACAAGGTACTGCGCAACACCTACTGGCTGCTGGCGCTGTCGATGATCCCGACCGTGCTGGGCGCCTACATCGGCGTGTCGTTCAACCTGATGGCCGGCCTCGGCACCTTCGGCTTCATCGGCTTCATGCTGGTCGCCTTCGGCTTCATCTTCGCGATCCAGAAGTTCAAGGACTCGGCCGTCGGCCTGGGCCTGCTGCTGGCCTTCACCTTCGTGATGGGCCTGATGCTGACCCCGCTGCTGCAGCACACCCTCGGCTACTCGAACGGCGGCACCCTGATCATGACCGCCTTCGGCGGCACCGCCTGCGTGTTTGCCGTGATGGCCAGCATCGCCACCACCACCAAGCGCGACTTCTCGGGCATGGGCAGCTGGCTGATGGCCGGCGTGATCGTGCTGATCCTGGCCGCCGTGGCCAACATCTTCCTGCAGATGTCGGCCCTGACGATCGTGATCTCGCTGCTGGCGATCGGTATCTTCTCGGCCTTCATCCTGTTCGACGTGCAGCGCATCGTCAACGGCGGCGAAACCAACTACATCAGCGCCACCCTGTCGATCTACCTGGACGTGTACAACATCTTCACCAGCCTGCTGCAACTGCTGGGCATCGCCGGCGGCGACCGCGACTAA
- the rlmN gene encoding 23S rRNA (adenine(2503)-C(2))-methyltransferase RlmN — MTTLTNLLDFDPAQLVAYCAELGEKPFRAKQLQRWIHQFGASDFDDMTDLAKSLREKLKTRAEIRAPGIISDHTSTDGTRKWLVDVGNGNAVETVFIPEENRGTLCISTQAGCAVNCRFCSTGKQGFNRNLTVAEIIGQLWMAEFELRRTKGIEPGPKGERQITNVVMMGMGEPLLNYEPTVTALKLMLDDNAYGLSRRRVTLSTSGVVPNIDKLSQDVPVALAVSLHASNDALRDILVPLNKKYPLRELLAACKRYLEFAPRDFITFEYCMLDGFNDSDEHARELIALVNDPVVGVNCKFNLIPFNPFPESGLTRSKNPRIKAFAQVLMDAGIVTTVRKTRGDDIDAACGQLAGEVQDRTRVAQRMEKMAEYQKKFGADFGRIVEIPS; from the coding sequence ATGACGACTCTCACCAACCTGCTGGACTTCGATCCCGCGCAACTCGTTGCGTACTGCGCCGAGCTGGGTGAGAAACCGTTCCGCGCCAAGCAGCTCCAGCGCTGGATCCACCAGTTCGGTGCGTCCGATTTCGACGACATGACCGACCTGGCCAAGTCGCTGCGCGAAAAACTCAAGACCCGCGCCGAGATCCGTGCCCCTGGCATCATCAGCGACCATACGTCGACGGACGGCACCCGCAAGTGGCTGGTCGACGTCGGCAATGGCAACGCCGTGGAAACCGTGTTCATCCCGGAAGAAAACCGCGGCACGCTGTGCATCTCGACCCAGGCCGGCTGCGCCGTCAACTGCCGCTTCTGCTCAACCGGCAAGCAGGGCTTCAACCGCAACCTCACCGTGGCCGAGATCATCGGTCAGCTGTGGATGGCCGAGTTCGAGCTGCGCCGCACGAAAGGCATCGAGCCGGGCCCGAAGGGCGAGCGCCAGATCACCAACGTGGTCATGATGGGCATGGGCGAGCCGCTGCTCAACTACGAGCCGACCGTCACCGCGCTCAAGTTGATGTTGGACGATAACGCCTACGGCCTGTCGCGCCGCCGCGTGACCCTGTCGACCTCGGGCGTGGTTCCGAACATCGACAAGCTGTCCCAGGACGTGCCGGTGGCCCTGGCCGTGTCGCTGCACGCGTCCAACGACGCCCTGCGCGACATCCTGGTGCCGCTGAACAAGAAATATCCGCTGCGCGAGCTGCTGGCTGCCTGCAAGCGCTACCTGGAATTCGCCCCGCGCGACTTCATCACCTTCGAGTACTGCATGCTCGACGGCTTCAACGACAGCGACGAGCACGCGCGCGAACTGATCGCCCTGGTGAACGATCCGGTGGTGGGGGTGAACTGCAAGTTCAACCTGATCCCGTTCAATCCGTTCCCGGAATCGGGCCTGACCCGCTCGAAGAACCCGCGCATCAAGGCCTTTGCCCAGGTGCTGATGGATGCCGGCATCGTCACCACCGTGCGCAAGACGCGCGGCGACGACATCGACGCCGCCTGCGGCCAGCTGGCCGGCGAGGTGCAGGACCGCACCCGCGTGGCCCAGCGCATGGAAAAGATGGCCGAGTACCAGAAGAAGTTCGGCGCCGACTTCGGGCGCATCGTGGAGATTCCCTCCTGA
- a CDS encoding YfgM family protein yields the protein MAYDLEEQEQIANFKAFWARYGNLIMGVLIVALLAYASYNFWQSRQRTHAVEASALYDELQTALVASDNAKAQRIAGDIKQKYDGTVYAQMASLAAAKTAFDANDLKTAKAQLQWVVDKGNDEYQAIAKLRLAGVLLDEKSFDAALKLLNDKFPEQFSAEVADRKGDVLVAQNKIAEARQAYVAALAAMHKDNPGRQLVQIKLEAIGGTVPEAKDAKAAAAAA from the coding sequence ATGGCATACGACCTCGAAGAACAGGAACAGATAGCGAATTTCAAGGCCTTCTGGGCCCGATACGGCAACCTCATCATGGGCGTGCTGATCGTTGCGCTCCTGGCCTACGCCAGCTACAACTTCTGGCAGTCGCGCCAGCGCACCCACGCGGTCGAGGCCTCGGCGCTGTACGACGAGCTGCAGACTGCCCTGGTCGCCAGCGACAATGCCAAGGCCCAGCGCATCGCCGGCGACATCAAGCAGAAGTACGACGGCACCGTGTACGCGCAGATGGCCAGCTTGGCCGCCGCCAAGACGGCTTTTGATGCGAACGATCTGAAGACCGCCAAGGCCCAGCTGCAGTGGGTGGTGGACAAGGGCAACGACGAGTACCAGGCGATTGCCAAGCTGCGCCTGGCCGGCGTGCTGCTCGACGAGAAGTCCTTCGATGCCGCGCTCAAGCTGCTGAACGACAAATTCCCCGAGCAGTTCTCGGCCGAAGTGGCCGACCGCAAGGGCGATGTGCTGGTTGCGCAAAACAAGATTGCCGAAGCACGCCAGGCCTACGTGGCCGCGCTGGCAGCAATGCACAAGGATAATCCGGGCCGCCAGCTGGTGCAGATCAAGCTCGAAGCCATCGGCGGCACCGTGCCGGAAGCGAAAGACGCCAAAGCCGCCGCGGCCGCCGCGTAA
- a CDS encoding IS4 family transposase, with product MFDDALHFLVQAQEDPDWARLGQHLPHEWIEQAVAYTGKASIRQRRLPAEQVVWLVVALALYRHQSISEVVDDLDLALPDAQAPFVSKSAVAQARQRLGAEPLRALFEISAKAWSEQDRKQYLFKGLSLFAMDGTTLKTADTVEHREHFGEQVYPSGRISSYPQVRGVTLTAVPTHLIRDAKFGPYGINEMLYAKELLASIPDDSLTAFDKGFLSAEILCGLTMGGTNRHFIIPAKANTKWEVVGGTPDDAVIEMRVSPQARKKCSDLPETWRVRAITIIDQSARKHVLLTSLFDTKRYTAKDIAACYTQRWRIETSYRELKQTMMGMALTLRSRTVEGVYQEIWGTLTAYNLIRLEMSKAALEVKCEPTEISFIRAFHVIQYELHWAAVTRSYGKLPALMQRLRQRLVMLLNEERPGRKLDRAVKALPHRYTVRVLKKDLN from the coding sequence ATGTTTGATGACGCGCTCCATTTCCTCGTGCAAGCCCAGGAAGACCCTGACTGGGCCCGTCTGGGACAGCACTTACCTCACGAGTGGATCGAGCAAGCGGTTGCATACACTGGCAAAGCGAGCATTCGACAGCGTCGCTTACCGGCCGAGCAGGTAGTGTGGCTCGTCGTTGCCTTGGCGCTGTACCGTCATCAGTCCATCAGTGAAGTGGTCGATGACCTGGACCTTGCGTTGCCGGACGCGCAGGCGCCTTTCGTGAGCAAGAGCGCGGTAGCGCAGGCACGGCAGCGTCTTGGTGCCGAGCCACTTCGGGCGTTATTCGAGATCTCAGCAAAAGCATGGTCGGAGCAGGATCGCAAGCAGTACCTGTTCAAGGGACTGAGCCTGTTCGCGATGGACGGCACGACATTGAAGACTGCCGACACGGTTGAACACCGCGAGCATTTCGGCGAGCAGGTGTATCCCAGTGGTCGGATCTCCAGCTATCCGCAAGTGCGTGGCGTGACCTTGACCGCGGTGCCGACCCACTTGATCCGTGATGCGAAATTTGGTCCTTATGGAATCAACGAAATGCTCTATGCCAAAGAGCTGCTTGCATCGATTCCAGATGATTCCCTTACCGCCTTCGACAAAGGGTTCCTGTCGGCCGAGATTCTATGCGGCCTGACCATGGGCGGGACCAACAGACACTTCATCATCCCAGCCAAGGCCAACACCAAGTGGGAAGTCGTCGGCGGCACACCTGACGATGCCGTCATTGAAATGCGCGTATCGCCCCAGGCGCGCAAGAAGTGCTCCGACTTGCCTGAGACATGGCGCGTGCGCGCCATCACGATCATCGACCAGAGTGCACGCAAGCACGTACTGCTTACCTCATTGTTCGACACCAAGCGTTACACAGCCAAGGACATCGCCGCTTGCTATACCCAGCGCTGGCGGATCGAAACAAGCTATCGCGAGCTCAAGCAAACAATGATGGGCATGGCGCTAACCCTGCGTAGCCGTACCGTGGAAGGCGTCTATCAGGAAATCTGGGGAACCCTGACCGCTTACAACCTGATCCGGCTGGAGATGTCCAAGGCGGCACTGGAGGTGAAATGCGAGCCGACAGAGATCAGTTTCATCCGTGCCTTCCACGTCATCCAGTACGAACTGCATTGGGCAGCGGTGACCCGGTCATACGGCAAGTTGCCCGCTCTGATGCAGCGCCTGCGTCAACGCCTGGTGATGCTCTTGAATGAAGAACGGCCCGGTCGAAAACTCGACCGGGCCGTGAAGGCCTTACCTCATCGTTACACCGTTCGTGTCCTGAAGAAGGACCTTAACTGA